TCATGAGAAGATTTTTTTGTGGTTGAATGACTGAAGTTCAAGTAGAATTAGactggtggaacaaactccctcacgacgccaggacagcggagtcaatcaccaccttccggaggcacctgaaaccccacctctttaaggaatacctaggataggttaagtaatccctctcaccccaccccccctaagttttagatgcactattgtaagtgactgtcccactggatgtcataaggtgattgcaccaatttgtaagtcgctctggataagagcgtctgctaaatgacttaaatgtaaatgtaatgtaaatgatagtGTAGGAGGCGGTAAGTAAACTGAAGTCTCTTTGTTGAAACACACGTATTCTGGTTTTCACTTATTTTGTTCCGAAGGATGGCTATTCCCTACTCTATCTGAAATGTGAATTGATAATGCTTGTGTTGGGAAGAAAATTCATCAAAGAAGTGAAGGATTTTGGCTGCCATTTGAGTCCAATCATTCTCATTTCAGAATGTTCAGCCCTATCCAAACCATGATCTGAAAAATTATAGATTCCTATGAGAAAgcagtggtgttggtggtggtctTGGTGGTGTTATTGGTGGTGTTGGtcttggtggtgttgttggtggtcTGCAAAAACTACAGATGCCATTCCTTCCTTTTACATCACAAACTAccaactaaaaaaaaaaaaaattctgttgCCAAATGTATTGCTGGAAATATCGTTATATCTGCAAGATAGAAACTCGCAGTCTCGCAAAATATAAATATTCTACAACATATTGATCCTATGACGTAATTCTAAAGGACCATTATCACAGCAGTCAACAGCTAGAGAAGAAAGCATCTTCCATGGCAAAACAAAGTCTTATTACATTCCCGTTGATAAATATCCATTGTCAGAGATGAACTTTACACCGGCAACAATTTGCCACAAAAAAAGTCTGACAGTGTTAGAAAGACAATCTCCAAGCGTGATATCCGATAATACAATACCCAATATCATCAGACACAGTCGAGAGAAGCGCCTTAGCAACAACCATTCGACCAATCAAAGGATGGCTTGTGAGCTGGTCACTTAACCCAACTCGGAGTCAGAACAATACAGTCCATGTAGacaggacccagtgactgtacCTGGACAAGCTGGGATAAGACCAGGGTAAGTCACACCATACAACCCGGGGCTAGTGACCTCTGTTGCCCTGGAGACAGTGTCTCAGAAATCCAGTACAGACAAGCTACTGACGAGTCTCTGTGAGGAACGTGTCTAGCCCACATCCCACACCAAACAAGGGGATGTTTGGGGACTATTTTTAGGCACATGCTGACACAGCGTGGGTAAAGTGATTTACAGAGACTGGGACTTCAAGTGACAACAGCCATAAATCTTCAGTCTGCTTCTTCCTAAAGTCATTGGCAGACCATTACCATAGGTCAGATCCTCTAGGCTACACACCTGCGATACCATGGTAACGTACGTGCATCATAGACAGATTACATCCACCCTACATATCATAGTCTGTTTTTAGGCGCACACTTCCTAAACGCCTGCTAACTATTAACATCTCAAAGTTTCACCCACATCCATGTCCTTTGCATTCACTTTGGCTACATCTTTCACAAGTAATCACCTACACtcaaaaccatacagccatcttCTCCACCGATAGACCACAGTGAGCCACATGCATCCCTGCAGACTTAGCATGCCCCTGCAGCTCTTAACCAAACCGCAGCAGCCTGTAGGAACACAGAGAAAGACATGGTCACCTACCCTGCTGTGTGGGTCGGTAAGTCCCCATGGGCCTCTGGCTCACCATACTGTTGCCTTGTCCGCTCTGCCCCAACATGCCCATAGCAGTCTGTTGGCCCTGGTAGTGCTGCTGCCCGGCCCCAGTCTGGGACGACGGGTAATGAGGCTGCTGCATCATGGAGACTAGAGGATGGTGGGGGGAAGGGCCGTTAttcatcaacacacacacccctatgtCAACATCATCATCGTCTTCATTATTGTCATCATCATTAATAACCAGAACAGAAATTGGGGGAGTAAATCTCTGCAGTAAATGCAAAAGAAGCCAGAGAGGGGTCAGTGCATAAAACAGAGATAAATACACATTGACTACCAGGGAGACGAGGGCGGGCTGCAGGGATGCatgtcaggggttagaggtcaggagaggagaggagagcctgaaGCAGGGTGGTGACTGGGATTGGGGACGATACTAGACtccagagggaggaaggggatgcCTAACAGTCTGATGAACTGAATATGTTTGGATCTTCTTGTCGTTCATACAGGACAATGCGATATTCGGAGGTTATGGATTGTGAAGTTCAAGCGTATAAAGACTAGAGAAGGTTTTCTAAAAGctagggaagagaagggaggttATAGAGAACGATGTGGAAGAGTTGTGGAGGTGGAATACCTTCAGGGTTCCCTGGATCAGTCAATCATTCACTGGTGTCCTGTCTAAATCAATACAATCGTCATTTTCTAGAATCCTCAGAGAGAGCACAACTCCctatcgctccctccctctctttgcccTGCTGAGAGCTAGGCCAAAACTACAACCTCACTCAAACTCCAGAATACACTCCACTCAGATTCACATCTGTTCATCCTCTCAGCTTCCCTTTCTCCTTGATCATCCCCCCTTCCCCTCCAGAGCTCTGACATTTACTGCAGTGGGGGCTGGCCAATCACACTCCCTGAGCTAGGAGTGGACTCGTCATTAACTAGTAACGTACTTAGCAACAAGACTCACTAGAGGCAAGCAAAATAGAACAGCCAAATTAGAAATCATGTATTGCCAAAGGAATTGTTTTTTCAATTATTGAATATCATTGGCTTTGATGGCTTATTGCTATGCCACTGGTCCTTGGTCTCTGGTTCCTCCGCACCTGGCTGGCTCACCTGGGTTGGACTGCATGTTGAGGTTGCTgcgggaggaggaagaagaggaagaaccgTAGCCTGGGCTTGGGCCAGGCCCCTGGACCATGCTGCCCTGGGAAGAGGAGGGCACGGGGTGGCTGTAGCCCAAGGCTGAGCTGTGGGTGCTGGCCGGCAGGCTGAGGGACGTGGAGGAGGGCCCAGCCGACTGTGTCTGATCcgcatgctgctgctgctgcagcatgGGAGCATGGCTGGGgcctgacaacacactgagcagTCAAAGCAGCCGGACCCTCAGGCACACGTAATGCCACCATGGCCACAGGCACCATGGAAACGCAACACATTCAGTTCATCGCTACACCACAGGAGGCTCGTGTAGGACTAAATTAAGAGGTTTGGGGTGCTGGGATTATGCAGAGACACTTAACGAGAGAAGAATTACTGGAAACATGGAGGGACAGATTGACAAGAGGAAAAAGACCTGTATGGATACATAaaggtgcatctcaatagtctaaagtggcttcctctccATTTTTCCATTCCTTAATGTGCAATACCATGAGAGAACTGGCCAGGTGAAAGTAAATGCACAGTTAGCATCTGCCAAATTGCATCCATTTGTAATGTCTTAAGGGATCAGTGCAGCTGAAGAAGATTATGAAGATATTAGAATAAGAAGCCACTTTAAACTATCAATATGCACCCATAAAATGATGTCTGCAGAGATGAGAAGACTTGAGATCCGAGATGCTGCCAAGCTATAGGGGGTGAATTggagggtcagacagacagaccatgcagCAGACAGTCAGTTGAGCAGAGAAACCAGCAGTGAGATTGTACACACGTACAGACaaaggtgtgtgagtgtgtgtggatggaggtgtgtgtgttcgtgtgggGAGATGGGGGTCTCACCATTGCTCATCTGACTCTGCATCATGGAGGAGGGGGGCAGGCCAGGTGTCATGGCGTCGTTGAGGTTGCTCTGGAAGTGTATGGGCCACTGCCCCCGTTCTGCCCCATCCCTCCAGGACCCATACTCCCCATGTTAGGGGTAGGAGGctggaaaaaaagaaagagaggagagatgtgaatTTACATCTCTCGAGAATTGTGTTACAGAAAAATAACAGCTCTAAGggtgagggaggaagaaagacattaaaagagaggtgtgtggtgagagaaattgagagataacgagagagagagaaagaaatgactAAATTGCGTAACTCCATGCTGACTTACCGCAGGTAACAGTGACTGCATGTTCTGATTAGAATCTGCTATCGTGGCCAGATAGACCAGGTTTCTGTGAAGAATCTGCTGATACCTATCAAAGCACAGAGAGACTTTAACATAATGACTATCATTAACCTGTGATATACTATCTTCATGCTTAAAACATCTTCATCCAAGTATACATCTGCTTTGACTGGAAACCTGACGTTGAATTACGTTCTGTCGGGTAGAAATGAGCGTTTCAATCAGGaaagtgtcatgtattgtcatgtcttgtccctgtgctttctcttctattcgtttccccctgctggtcttattaggtttctatccctctctctctctatcgttccgttcctgctcccagctgttcctcattctcctaaacgaccttgtttactctttcacacctgtcccctattttgccctctgattaagtctctatttctctctgtttctgcttctgtccttgtcggatccttgtttgctgtgctgtgttcttgttccgtcctgtcgtgtttttgccttcatcagatgctgcgtgtgagcaggtgtctctgtcagctacggcctgcgcctacccgaagcgacctgcagtctgtggccgcttatcctgttattcccctctacaaactagaggatttctgttatccccgtttggacatttcctgttaaggattcaggatttgttattttctgtttggacttgaataaactctgtttctgttaagtcgcttttgggtcctcactcacctgcataacagaaagtTTCCTCTCACGATCTCTACAAGCCAGAATGATGAATAAAATACCATTTTAAAGTACGTTTGTCTGCGCGGTTGGTCCTTTTGGTTGTAGGAAGGTGAGACaatatatccacaggaaagtataaCGACATCAGCTTTCAAAGCGCTGGTAGGGCGTTCAGATTTCTATCACCTGAAGCATGTGTACAAGATAAACATGCATCCACAGAAACATGCATACTTTCTTGACCTCTTGCATGTGTTTACAAGGTTCTGCGCATTATTCAAATGATAGACAGTTCAAATGCCTTGTTTAatttttctgtagatgttatgtatgtatgtgtatgtataccgTGTACAGTaagtatatgtatacatatgtacagtaccagtaaaaggtttggacacacctactcattcaagggtttttctttatttttattattttctcatttgcagaataatagtgaaaacataaaAACGATtgaataacacatggaataacacaACCTTTAACTGgttgtatacatatatatatatatactgtatgtatgtatgtatgtatgtatgtatgtatgtatgtatgtatgtatgtatgtatgtatgtatgtatgtatgtatgtatgtatgtatgtatgtatgtatgtatgtatgtatgtatgtatgtatgtatgtatgtatgtatgtatgtatgtatgtatgtatgtatgtggtggggcaagccagcagaaaatacagagcattacgccatgattggctcagtgtttgtcactcatggggacattaCGTCActgccaagtctaagggtagatgTAAAAAATTCTAGcaccttgggtgctgccataaagttacattagaagtgcctatccaagaaggctcaaggtcattggccacagataaaattatgtcaaatcacgttatatctacagtagctttgacatcatactttcaaaatcttagctagcagtcatcaacATGAAtaaagtcgacaatctactggcaaataatGTTTCATCCTTGAAGAGAAAAACTGAAGAGAAAtcatagataaaacgtatcggtggtcattggccattggacataaacattacagaacaagttggaaatcacaaattcaaaatgataaacattcaacatcgGGCATTCTGttaatgaagcatgatttgtatcgtgctcaaaacaactgttaacacAGAACTGCGAAAATGTGACTTCtatgagttcaa
Above is a genomic segment from Oncorhynchus gorbuscha isolate QuinsamMale2020 ecotype Even-year linkage group LG10, OgorEven_v1.0, whole genome shotgun sequence containing:
- the LOC124045425 gene encoding LOW QUALITY PROTEIN: calcium-responsive transactivator-like (The sequence of the model RefSeq protein was modified relative to this genomic sequence to represent the inferred CDS: inserted 1 base in 1 codon), coding for MSVAFSSARPRSNGEVTQQTIQKMLDENHHLIQCIMDYQNKGKTAECTQYQQILHRNLVYLATIADSNQNMQSLLPAPPTPNMGSMGPGGMGQNGGSXPIHFQSNLNDAMTPGLPPSSMMQSQMSNGPSHAPMLQQQQHADQTQSAGPSSTSLSLPASTHSSALGYSHPVPSSSQGSMVQGPGPSPGYGSSSSSSSRSNLNMQSNPVSMMQQPHYPSSQTGAGQQHYQGQQTAMGMLGQSGQGNSMVSQRPMGTYRPTQQGCALQYMGQDEFYGEQYGHTQSSSEPINQQYYPDGHAEYSYQQSSYGEQGYERPFDESSQHYYEGGNSQYSQQQAQYQHGSGQQQPFSQQQYTSQQGYSTQQQGYGPGQGASSQYSQYQQGQGQQYSSYRSSQAAPGAQTQRPYAYEQGQYGNYQQ